One region of Streptomyces capillispiralis genomic DNA includes:
- a CDS encoding MFS transporter has translation MPSPSTSVDQSTAPAPAPAGGPRSSPWLTLCAVAFGLFMVQLDASVVAIANPAIGSELHATTAQLQWVTNAYLLALAATLILGGKLGDRFGRRTYYLVGVVGFTLASVAIGLSGSIEGVVVFRALQGVFGGLLMPNTLGLLRAAFPPRRFGMAVGIWAMVSAVSTALGPIVGGLLVEHVSWESVFYINAPIGVVALVFSACVLPQSRTAGGPHRFDVPGVVLLALGLLCVVLGVVKGETWGWTSAGTWGAVAAGVLVLAVFGRYQTRIAHPLLPMRLFRSRTLTVGAVITALNFFVMLGVIFFVMLYLQNVRGFTPVEAGVRTLPLSLASLVASPLGAALTQRLGARFTMPLGMVLQSAACFGMLTWQTDSSYATMWPPFVALGLGVGMVMAASSEAIVGSAPVRDAGVAGGLQATTLQIGGALGTSVLVSLISSRVGSTLTGELTAAGVPADLAGRLHEAKDAVAMGVAPVSGDMPAGLRAAVAQGSGHAFLNGVHTAVVVTGVLCLAGAALAALGVTRPAQEQTAH, from the coding sequence ATGCCGTCCCCGTCCACGTCCGTGGATCAGTCCACCGCGCCCGCCCCCGCCCCCGCCGGCGGTCCGCGGTCCAGCCCCTGGCTCACCCTCTGCGCCGTCGCGTTCGGCCTGTTCATGGTGCAGCTCGACGCGTCCGTCGTCGCCATCGCCAACCCGGCGATCGGCAGCGAACTGCACGCCACCACGGCCCAGCTCCAGTGGGTGACCAACGCCTACCTGCTCGCCCTCGCGGCCACGCTCATCCTCGGCGGCAAACTCGGCGACCGCTTCGGGCGGCGCACGTACTACCTCGTCGGCGTCGTCGGGTTCACCCTCGCCTCGGTCGCCATCGGCCTGTCCGGATCCATCGAGGGCGTCGTCGTCTTCCGCGCGCTCCAGGGTGTCTTCGGCGGTCTGCTGATGCCCAACACCCTCGGACTGCTGCGCGCGGCCTTCCCGCCCCGCAGGTTCGGCATGGCGGTCGGCATCTGGGCCATGGTCTCGGCCGTGTCCACGGCCCTCGGCCCCATCGTCGGCGGCCTGCTCGTCGAACACGTCAGCTGGGAGTCCGTCTTCTACATCAACGCCCCCATCGGCGTCGTGGCGCTCGTCTTCAGCGCCTGCGTCCTCCCGCAGAGCCGCACCGCCGGCGGCCCCCACCGCTTCGACGTCCCCGGCGTCGTGCTGCTCGCGCTCGGACTGCTGTGCGTGGTCCTCGGCGTCGTCAAGGGCGAGACCTGGGGCTGGACCTCCGCGGGCACCTGGGGCGCCGTCGCCGCCGGAGTGCTGGTGCTGGCCGTCTTCGGCCGGTACCAGACCCGCATCGCCCACCCGCTGCTGCCGATGCGCCTGTTCCGCAGCCGCACGCTCACGGTGGGCGCGGTCATCACCGCGCTCAACTTCTTCGTCATGCTCGGCGTGATCTTCTTCGTGATGCTGTACCTCCAGAACGTACGGGGCTTCACCCCCGTCGAGGCGGGCGTCCGCACCCTCCCGCTGAGCCTGGCCTCCCTGGTCGCCTCCCCGCTCGGCGCGGCCCTGACCCAGCGCCTCGGCGCCCGGTTCACCATGCCGCTCGGCATGGTGCTCCAGTCCGCCGCCTGCTTCGGCATGCTGACCTGGCAGACCGACTCCTCCTACGCCACGATGTGGCCGCCGTTCGTCGCCCTCGGCCTCGGCGTCGGCATGGTGATGGCCGCCTCCTCCGAGGCCATTGTGGGCAGCGCCCCGGTCCGCGACGCGGGCGTGGCCGGCGGACTCCAGGCCACCACGCTGCAGATCGGCGGGGCGCTCGGTACGTCCGTCCTGGTCTCCCTGATCAGCAGCAGGGTCGGATCGACCCTCACCGGGGAACTGACCGCCGCGGGCGTGCCCGCGGACCTGGCCGGGCGACTGCACGAGGCCAAGGACGCCGTGGCCATGGGCGTCGCCCCCGTCTCCGGGGACATGCCGGCCGGCCTGCGGGCGGCCGTCGCCCAGGGCAGCGGCCACGCCTTCCTCAACGGCGTCCACACCGCCGTCGTCGTCACCGGCGTGCTCTGCCTGGCGGGAGCGGCCCTGGCCGCCCTGGGCGTCACCCGCCCCGCCCAGGAGCAGACGGCGCACTGA
- a CDS encoding MarR family winged helix-turn-helix transcriptional regulator, translated as MTDSSSAPRRDIDRTAAGLAACLPALYRALDRRIARDFPHPKPPEGQLALLRFVARSEGTTVREAAQALLMKPNNVSTLVSQMTEAGLLERRQDSTDKRIAHLYPTDTARRRLAEVRALETEHLRQALTSLTDGELGALGSAMEALTALTHRLQPPAH; from the coding sequence GTGACCGACTCCTCCAGCGCCCCCCGCCGGGACATCGACCGCACGGCCGCCGGCCTCGCGGCATGCCTCCCCGCGCTGTACCGGGCCCTGGACCGGCGGATCGCCCGCGACTTCCCGCACCCCAAGCCCCCCGAGGGCCAGCTCGCGCTGCTGCGGTTCGTCGCCCGGTCCGAGGGCACCACCGTGCGCGAGGCCGCACAGGCGCTGCTGATGAAGCCGAACAACGTCAGCACCCTCGTCTCGCAGATGACCGAGGCGGGACTGCTGGAGCGCCGGCAGGACAGCACCGACAAGCGGATCGCCCACCTCTACCCGACCGACACCGCCCGCCGGCGGCTGGCCGAGGTGCGCGCGCTGGAGACCGAGCACCTCAGGCAGGCCCTGACGTCCCTCACCGACGGCGAACTCGGCGCCCTCGGCTCCGCCATGGAAGCGCTCACCGCCCTGACGCACCGGCTGCAGCCCCCCGCCCACTGA
- a CDS encoding STAS domain-containing protein: protein MKPLTITTSHAPVGLVLAVSGDLDHTNAQQLRHSGQEAAAVAPGRLLEVNLNDLAFCDSSGITALIAVRNHVVSAGGEVVLVAVPANMRRLLHLTGLDQVFDIRDTVSPLTDR from the coding sequence ATGAAGCCACTGACGATCACCACGTCGCACGCGCCCGTCGGCCTCGTCCTCGCCGTCTCCGGCGACCTCGACCACACCAACGCCCAGCAGCTGCGCCACAGCGGCCAGGAGGCGGCCGCCGTCGCGCCCGGCCGGCTGCTGGAGGTGAACCTGAACGACCTGGCGTTCTGCGACTCGAGCGGCATCACCGCGCTGATCGCCGTGCGCAACCACGTCGTGTCGGCCGGGGGCGAGGTCGTCCTGGTGGCGGTACCGGCCAACATGAGGCGCCTGCTCCACCTGACCGGCCTCGACCAGGTCTTCGACATACGCGACACCGTGTCGCCGCTCACCGACCGCTGA
- a CDS encoding PP2C family protein-serine/threonine phosphatase, giving the protein MGVPSTRAAFSALLEDSAEDLYESAPCGYLSTLMDGTVAKINATLLDWLGLTRDEVVGRIRFSDLLTVGGRLYHETHFAPLLRMQGHLGGIALEMKTAQGSRLPVLVTSTVKRSDDGEPLLIRTTVFDATDRRAYEQELLRARRAADDARRQAEADREQLREALAVLQQSLLPATLPDIPGVETACHYHTASPIQLGGDFYDLFALDGDDRFAFFLGDVCGKGPQAAALTSLTRYTLRAAALHDPDPVANLGMLNTVLLERYTGDDPRYCTAVVGVLERAGDSVHVRLASGGHPPALVLRGDGGAEYLSTRGGMLVGALPAAQFVTARTTLHPGDTLLLYTDGLTEARIGPGKELYGYDALQSFAAGLTPSGPRRVIDGLTELLRGFGDGLDDDTALLAIGLPDRTDTGS; this is encoded by the coding sequence ATGGGCGTACCCAGTACGCGCGCCGCTTTCAGCGCGCTGCTGGAGGACTCCGCGGAGGACCTGTACGAGTCGGCGCCCTGCGGATACCTGTCCACCCTGATGGACGGCACCGTCGCCAAGATCAACGCGACCCTGCTGGACTGGCTCGGGCTGACCCGCGACGAGGTCGTGGGCCGGATCCGCTTCAGCGACCTGCTCACGGTCGGCGGCAGGCTGTACCACGAGACGCACTTCGCCCCCCTGCTGCGCATGCAGGGCCACCTCGGCGGCATCGCCCTGGAGATGAAGACCGCGCAGGGCTCCCGGCTGCCCGTGCTCGTCACCTCGACGGTCAAGAGGAGCGACGACGGCGAACCCCTGCTGATCAGGACCACCGTCTTCGACGCCACCGACCGGCGCGCCTACGAGCAGGAACTGCTGCGCGCCCGCCGCGCCGCCGACGACGCCCGCAGACAGGCCGAGGCCGACCGCGAGCAGCTGCGCGAGGCGCTGGCCGTGCTCCAGCAGAGCCTGCTGCCCGCGACCCTGCCGGACATCCCGGGCGTGGAGACCGCCTGCCACTACCACACGGCCTCACCGATCCAGCTGGGCGGCGACTTCTACGACCTGTTCGCGCTGGACGGCGACGACCGGTTCGCCTTCTTCCTCGGCGACGTGTGCGGCAAGGGACCGCAGGCCGCCGCGCTGACCTCCCTCACCCGCTACACCCTGCGTGCCGCGGCCCTGCACGACCCCGACCCCGTCGCCAACCTGGGCATGCTCAACACCGTCCTGCTGGAGCGGTACACCGGTGACGACCCCCGGTACTGCACCGCCGTGGTCGGCGTCCTGGAACGCGCGGGGGACAGCGTGCACGTCCGGCTGGCCTCCGGCGGCCACCCTCCCGCGCTGGTCCTGCGCGGGGACGGCGGCGCCGAGTACCTCTCCACCCGGGGTGGCATGCTCGTCGGCGCCCTGCCCGCGGCGCAGTTCGTCACGGCCCGCACCACCCTGCATCCGGGCGACACCCTGCTGCTGTACACGGACGGCCTCACCGAGGCGCGGATCGGCCCCGGCAAGGAGCTCTACGGCTACGACGCGCTGCAATCCTTCGCCGCCGGTCTCACCCCCTCGGGGCCCCGGCGCGTCATCGACGGCCTGACCGAGCTGCTGCGCGGCTTCGGCGACGGACTCGACGACGACACGGCCCTGCTCGCCATCGGTCTCCCCGACCGCACCGACACCGGATCCTGA
- a CDS encoding alpha/beta fold hydrolase, which yields MSIHRRNNIRVTGRPSGRTVVLAHGFGCDQNMWRLVEPALARENRVVLFDYVGAGRSDLSAWQEERYSSLHGYARDVVEVCEELDLRDAVFVGHSVSAMAGVLAQAEAPERIGSLVMVCPSPCYIDDEGYRGGFTEQDIDELLESLESNYLGWSAAMAPVIMGNPDRPELGQELTNSFCATDPDIARVFARTTFLSDSRKDLEGVSVPTLILECEHDAIAPREVGAYVHSVIPGSELVTLAATGHCPQLSAPEATASAISAFVSGLGR from the coding sequence ATGAGCATCCACCGCAGGAACAACATCCGTGTGACCGGCCGCCCCTCCGGCCGCACGGTCGTCCTGGCGCACGGATTCGGCTGTGACCAGAACATGTGGCGTCTGGTCGAGCCGGCCCTGGCCCGGGAGAACCGGGTGGTGCTCTTCGACTACGTGGGCGCCGGCCGCTCCGACCTGTCGGCCTGGCAGGAGGAGCGCTACTCCTCCCTCCACGGCTACGCGCGCGACGTGGTGGAGGTCTGCGAGGAGCTGGACCTGCGCGACGCCGTCTTCGTCGGCCACTCCGTGAGCGCGATGGCCGGCGTACTGGCCCAGGCCGAGGCCCCGGAGCGGATCGGCTCACTGGTCATGGTGTGCCCGTCGCCCTGCTACATCGACGACGAGGGCTACCGCGGCGGCTTCACCGAGCAGGACATCGACGAACTCCTGGAGTCGCTGGAGTCGAACTACCTCGGCTGGTCGGCGGCCATGGCCCCCGTGATCATGGGCAACCCGGACCGGCCCGAGCTGGGCCAGGAGCTGACCAACAGCTTCTGCGCCACCGACCCGGACATCGCCCGGGTCTTCGCGCGCACCACCTTCCTGTCCGACAGCCGCAAGGACCTCGAGGGCGTGAGCGTGCCGACACTGATCCTGGAGTGCGAGCACGACGCCATCGCGCCCCGGGAGGTCGGCGCGTACGTGCACTCCGTGATACCCGGGAGCGAGCTGGTCACCCTGGCCGCCACCGGCCACTGCCCCCAGCTGAGCGCCCCGGAGGCGACCGCGTCGGCGATCTCGGCATTCGTCTCGGGCCTCGGCCGATGA
- a CDS encoding NAD(P)-dependent oxidoreductase, whose protein sequence is MHVGFIGLGVMGRPMALNLARAGTPLVVWNRTPARCAPLRAAGAEVAAGPAEVFERAGTVLLMLADEEAVDAVLGRGTPDFAARVAGHTVVHMGTTSPEYSAALEADVRAAGGAYAEVPVSGSRVPAEQGQLVAMLAGDPAAVTAVRPLLASLCSETFDCGPVPNALLMKLSVNLFLITQVTGLTEAFHFADRHGLDRARFLDVLDAGPMASAVSRMKAPKLLARDFAVQAAATDVLKNNRLIARAARTAGVASPLLDVCHALFGETVAQGHGGEDMVAVLRALEARTDGAHPGAPADGRP, encoded by the coding sequence GTGCACGTGGGCTTCATCGGACTCGGTGTCATGGGCCGGCCCATGGCACTCAACCTCGCCCGCGCGGGGACGCCCCTCGTCGTCTGGAACCGCACCCCCGCCCGGTGCGCGCCCCTGCGCGCCGCCGGGGCCGAGGTCGCCGCGGGCCCCGCCGAGGTCTTCGAGCGGGCCGGCACCGTGCTTCTCATGCTGGCCGACGAGGAGGCCGTCGACGCGGTGCTGGGCCGCGGCACCCCCGACTTCGCCGCCCGGGTCGCCGGGCACACGGTCGTCCACATGGGCACCACGTCACCGGAGTACTCGGCCGCCCTGGAGGCCGACGTCCGCGCCGCGGGCGGCGCGTACGCCGAGGTCCCGGTCTCCGGTTCCCGGGTGCCGGCGGAACAGGGGCAACTGGTCGCGATGCTGGCCGGCGACCCCGCCGCCGTGACGGCCGTGCGGCCGCTGCTCGCCTCCCTGTGCAGTGAGACGTTCGACTGCGGCCCCGTCCCGAACGCCCTGCTGATGAAACTCTCGGTGAACCTGTTCCTGATCACCCAGGTCACCGGACTGACCGAGGCGTTCCACTTCGCCGACCGGCACGGGCTCGACCGGGCCCGCTTCCTGGACGTCCTGGACGCGGGCCCGATGGCCAGCGCCGTCTCGCGGATGAAGGCGCCCAAACTGCTCGCCCGGGACTTCGCGGTGCAGGCCGCCGCCACGGACGTACTGAAGAACAACCGGCTGATCGCGCGGGCCGCCCGCACGGCGGGGGTGGCCTCGCCGCTCCTCGACGTCTGCCACGCGCTCTTCGGCGAGACCGTGGCGCAGGGCCACGGCGGTGAGGACATGGTGGCCGTGCTGCGCGCGCTGGAGGCCAGGACCGACGGTGCTCACCCCGGCGCCCCGGCGGACGGCCGGCCGTGA
- a CDS encoding TetR/AcrR family transcriptional regulator, whose protein sequence is MAVSGRGPRERMVFSAAQLIRRDGVAATGMREVAAHAGAPRGSLQHYFPGGKEQLVNEAVGWAGRYAGDRVARFLAALPEPTPGGLFAEMVRQWTDEYETAGFGGGCPVAAATVDRAGSTESTREAATAAFARWTGAVARALSDMGVPAERAGPLATLMISSLEGAILLARAERDVRALTTVARELGPLLDAAVTSTDSGHCAEG, encoded by the coding sequence ATGGCGGTGTCCGGACGGGGACCCCGGGAGCGGATGGTCTTCAGCGCCGCCCAGCTGATCCGGCGGGACGGGGTCGCCGCCACGGGGATGCGGGAGGTGGCCGCGCACGCCGGGGCGCCCCGCGGTTCGCTCCAGCACTACTTCCCGGGCGGCAAGGAGCAGCTGGTCAACGAGGCGGTGGGCTGGGCGGGCCGGTACGCGGGCGACCGCGTGGCCCGCTTCCTGGCCGCGCTGCCGGAGCCGACGCCCGGCGGGCTGTTCGCCGAGATGGTCCGCCAGTGGACCGACGAGTACGAGACCGCCGGCTTCGGTGGCGGCTGCCCGGTGGCCGCCGCCACCGTCGACCGGGCGGGGTCCACCGAGTCGACGCGGGAGGCCGCGACCGCCGCCTTCGCCCGCTGGACGGGCGCGGTGGCCCGGGCGCTGTCGGACATGGGTGTCCCCGCCGAGCGGGCCGGGCCGCTCGCCACCCTCATGATCAGTTCCCTCGAAGGGGCCATCCTCCTCGCCCGCGCCGAGCGGGACGTACGCGCCCTGACGACGGTGGCCCGCGAACTGGGACCCCTTCTGGACGCGGCGGTGACCAGCACCGACTCCGGGCACTGTGCCGAGGGGTGA
- the htpG gene encoding molecular chaperone HtpG: MPTETFEFQVEARQLLQLMIHSVYSNKDVFLRELVSNASDALDKLRLAALRDDTLDADVSDLHIELEIDKDARTLTVRDNGIGMSYDEVGQLIGTIANSGTAEFLRELRQAQDKAGAEGLIGQFGVGFYSGFMVADEVTLLTRRAGEERGTRWTSRGEGTYTLEAVDDVPQGTSVVLHLKPADPDNQLHDYTSVWKIKEIVKRYSDFITWPVRLVGEAGDDGEAAAPETLNSMKALWARSREEVSEEEYHELYKHIGHDWREPLQTIQLQAEGTFEYQALLFVPSHAPHDLFQQNFKRGVQLYVKRVFIMDDCEALLPPYLRFVKGVVDAQDLSLNVSREILQQDRHIRMMQRRLTKKVLSSVKSMMTDDAERYATFWREFGAVLKEGLVTDPDHRDALLAVASFATTHGDDGNPTVTLEQYVERMRDGQEDIYYITGESRESIDSSPHMEAFRERGIEVLLLTDPVDEVWVDAVGEFGGKPLRSIAKGEIDLGAREDEQGEDDREKQAEEYAGLLGWMRERLEEDVKEVRLSTRLTVSPACLVADANDLTPALENMYRAMGQEVPSARRILELNPDHALVKGLNEAYGAREDRSELTETADLLYSLAVLAEGGRPKDPARFVRLMADRLERTL; this comes from the coding sequence ATGCCGACCGAAACGTTTGAGTTCCAGGTAGAGGCCCGTCAGCTGCTGCAGCTGATGATCCACTCGGTCTACTCGAACAAGGACGTCTTCCTCCGCGAACTCGTCTCCAACGCCTCCGACGCGCTCGACAAGCTGCGTCTGGCCGCGCTGCGGGACGACACGCTGGACGCCGACGTCTCCGACCTGCACATCGAGCTGGAGATCGACAAGGACGCCCGCACCCTCACCGTGCGGGACAACGGCATCGGGATGTCGTACGACGAGGTCGGGCAGCTCATCGGCACGATCGCCAACTCGGGCACCGCCGAGTTCCTGCGCGAGCTGCGCCAGGCGCAGGACAAGGCCGGCGCGGAGGGGCTGATCGGCCAGTTCGGCGTCGGGTTCTACTCGGGCTTCATGGTCGCGGACGAGGTCACGCTGCTCACCCGGCGGGCGGGCGAGGAGCGGGGCACCCGCTGGACCTCGCGCGGCGAGGGCACGTACACGCTCGAGGCGGTCGACGACGTGCCGCAGGGCACCTCGGTCGTCCTGCACCTGAAGCCGGCCGACCCCGACAACCAGCTGCACGACTACACCTCGGTCTGGAAGATCAAGGAGATCGTCAAGCGCTACTCGGACTTCATCACCTGGCCGGTCAGGCTCGTCGGTGAGGCGGGCGACGACGGCGAGGCGGCGGCGCCCGAGACGCTGAACTCGATGAAGGCGCTGTGGGCGCGCTCGCGCGAGGAGGTGTCCGAGGAGGAGTACCACGAGCTGTACAAGCACATCGGCCACGACTGGCGCGAACCGCTGCAGACCATCCAGCTGCAGGCCGAGGGCACCTTCGAGTACCAGGCCCTGCTGTTCGTCCCGTCGCACGCCCCGCACGACCTCTTCCAGCAGAACTTCAAGCGCGGGGTGCAGCTCTATGTGAAGCGCGTCTTCATCATGGACGACTGCGAGGCGCTGCTGCCGCCCTACCTGCGGTTCGTCAAGGGCGTCGTCGACGCGCAGGACCTCTCGCTGAACGTGTCCCGCGAGATCCTCCAGCAGGACCGGCACATCCGGATGATGCAGCGCCGGCTCACCAAGAAGGTGCTGTCGTCGGTCAAGAGCATGATGACCGACGACGCCGAGCGGTACGCCACGTTCTGGCGGGAGTTCGGGGCCGTGCTCAAGGAGGGTCTGGTCACCGACCCGGACCACCGTGACGCCCTCCTCGCGGTGGCGTCGTTCGCGACCACGCACGGCGACGACGGCAACCCCACGGTCACGCTCGAGCAGTACGTGGAGCGGATGCGGGACGGCCAGGAGGACATCTACTACATCACCGGCGAGTCCCGCGAGAGCATCGACAGCTCCCCGCACATGGAGGCCTTCCGGGAGCGCGGCATCGAGGTGCTGCTGCTCACCGACCCCGTGGACGAGGTGTGGGTCGACGCCGTGGGCGAGTTCGGCGGCAAGCCGCTGCGGTCGATCGCCAAGGGCGAGATCGACCTCGGCGCGCGCGAGGACGAACAGGGCGAGGACGACCGGGAGAAGCAGGCCGAGGAGTACGCGGGACTGCTCGGCTGGATGCGGGAGCGGCTGGAGGAGGACGTCAAGGAGGTGCGTCTGTCGACGCGTCTGACGGTGTCCCCGGCCTGTCTCGTCGCCGACGCGAACGACCTGACGCCGGCGCTGGAGAACATGTACCGGGCCATGGGCCAGGAGGTGCCGAGCGCCCGCCGCATCCTCGAACTCAACCCGGACCACGCGCTGGTGAAGGGTCTGAACGAGGCGTACGGGGCGCGCGAGGACCGCTCGGAGCTCACCGAGACCGCCGACCTGCTGTACTCCCTGGCCGTGCTGGCGGAGGGCGGCCGGCCCAAGGACCCGGCGCGGTTCGTGCGGCTGATGGCCGACCGGCTGGAGCGCACCCTGTGA